The Terriglobales bacterium genomic interval GCGCCGGGGAAGTCACCGGGCAGTTGCGCCAGGAGATACTGGAGGGCGTTGGGCCCGCCGGTGGAGATGCCGATGGCGACGATCCGGCTGGCCGTGCCCCGGTGCTTCACCAGAGGCTTACGCACACGGACAGCCTCGGCAAGAAAGCCCGCCTGCACCGCCGGCAGTTTGGTGTGGGCCGCCGCCTTGATCTTGGAGACGAGTTCGCTGCCGATCTCATCCATACGGCAAGAGGCGGCGTCGCGCGGTTTGGCCACGAAGTCGAAGGCCCCCATCGACAGTGCCTTGAAAGTGGCAGAGGCGCCCTGAGTGCTGTGGGCGCTGACCACGATCACCGGCAGCCGATAAGTGCGCATGATCTCGCGCAAGGTTTCCATGCCGTCCATGCGGGGCATCTCGAGATCGAGGGTGATGACGTCGGGGCGGAGCTCTTCGATCTTGCGGGAGACGAAGGAGCCGTCCATGGCCGTGCCCACCACGCGGATGGAACCATCCCGCTCCAGGATCTGCGGGATAAGTTTCCGCATGAGGGCGGAATCGTCAACCACGAGAACGCGCACCGGGTGGCTCATGCGTGCGCTCCCACGGCCCGCGACCGGCCCAGACGCTCGACCACAGCGGCAATGTTGAGGATGAGCACGACCGTCCCGTCCCCCAGGATGGAGGCGCCGCTGACCATATCGGTGGCAACCAGGGCGTCGTCTACTGCTTTGATGACCAATTCATCTTCTCCGACCAGGCGGTCCACTGCCAAGCCGAACTTCCGCTCCGCAAGAGTGATGACTACCACGAACATCTTTCCTTTCGAACTCGCTTCGGCCGGGGCCAGTTTGCCCAGGCGGACGAGGGTGAGAACTTCTTCGCGGAGCTGCAGGACCTCATGCTGGTCCACGCGGTGAACGTCGCTTTCGTCAGCGCGGGTGATCTCGACCA includes:
- a CDS encoding response regulator produces the protein MSHPVRVLVVDDSALMRKLIPQILERDGSIRVVGTAMDGSFVSRKIEELRPDVITLDLEMPRMDGMETLREIMRTYRLPVIVVSAHSTQGASATFKALSMGAFDFVAKPRDAASCRMDEIGSELVSKIKAAAHTKLPAVQAGFLAEAVRVRKPLVKHRGTASRIVAIGISTGGPNALQYLLAQLPGDFPGA